Proteins found in one Methylobacterium sp. CB376 genomic segment:
- a CDS encoding methyl-accepting chemotaxis protein produces the protein MRVLLNLRIVTKLLVVFAAFIGAAGLFSLTGWRSLATIEEANDWRDHTYQVLAQVEVLTTAMVNQETGVRGYLLAADAKFLEPYNAGGRAFTEAMARVRALVSDNPAQLQRLDGLERHAQDWRGTIAEREIALMRDEQTRAEARQLEISGAGKVLMDAVRAKAAEIARIERTLLEERSRTAAQAASSSRQAVMLGMGAMLAVAALGLVLLNWTVSAPIRQMTAVMGELARGETGTAVPFQERREEVGAMAVAVQVFRENIIRTRQLEEETALARASAEEQRKAGMRQMADSFEAAVGGIVGTVTSSATELQATSQSMTATATETARRTTTVATAAEEAATNVNTVATAAEELGASVQEIGRQADGASDLAQQAVGEADQTAALVQELSGAVAKIGDVVGLISNIASQTNLLALNATIEAARAGEAGRGFAVVAAEVKELASQTARATEEISGQIGQIQGATGRAVTAIGSITGRIREISTVATTIAAAVEQQGSATQEIVRNVALASTGTTDVTSNIISVARASEETGAAASQVLASASELSRQSEHLKAEVSQFLATVRAA, from the coding sequence ATGCGTGTCCTCCTCAACCTCCGCATCGTCACGAAGCTCCTCGTCGTCTTCGCGGCTTTCATCGGCGCGGCCGGCCTGTTCTCTCTCACCGGCTGGCGCAGCCTCGCCACGATCGAGGAGGCGAATGACTGGCGCGACCACACTTACCAAGTGCTCGCGCAGGTCGAGGTGCTCACCACGGCGATGGTCAACCAGGAGACGGGCGTGCGCGGCTACCTGCTGGCCGCGGATGCGAAATTCCTGGAGCCCTACAACGCGGGCGGCCGCGCCTTCACGGAAGCCATGGCCAGGGTCCGCGCCCTCGTCTCCGACAATCCCGCCCAGCTCCAGCGCCTGGACGGCCTCGAGCGCCACGCGCAGGACTGGCGCGGCACGATCGCCGAGCGCGAGATCGCGCTGATGAGGGACGAGCAGACCCGCGCAGAGGCCCGGCAGCTGGAGATCTCGGGGGCCGGAAAGGTGCTGATGGACGCGGTGCGCGCCAAGGCCGCGGAGATCGCGCGGATCGAGCGCACCCTTCTGGAGGAGCGCTCCCGCACCGCCGCTCAGGCGGCCAGCAGCTCGCGGCAGGCCGTCATGCTCGGCATGGGAGCGATGCTGGCGGTGGCGGCCCTCGGACTGGTGCTGCTGAACTGGACCGTCTCGGCCCCGATCCGGCAGATGACGGCCGTGATGGGCGAACTCGCCAGGGGAGAGACCGGCACGGCGGTGCCGTTCCAGGAGCGTCGCGAGGAGGTCGGCGCGATGGCGGTTGCCGTGCAGGTGTTCCGGGAGAACATCATCCGGACGCGGCAGCTGGAGGAGGAGACGGCGCTGGCCCGCGCCTCCGCCGAGGAGCAGCGCAAGGCCGGCATGCGCCAGATGGCCGACAGCTTCGAGGCGGCGGTGGGCGGGATCGTCGGCACGGTCACCTCCTCGGCGACCGAGCTGCAGGCCACGTCCCAGAGCATGACCGCGACGGCGACCGAGACGGCGAGGCGGACCACGACGGTCGCGACCGCCGCCGAGGAGGCGGCCACCAACGTCAACACCGTGGCGACGGCGGCCGAGGAACTGGGCGCCTCCGTGCAGGAGATCGGCCGGCAGGCCGACGGCGCGAGCGACCTTGCCCAGCAGGCGGTGGGCGAGGCGGACCAGACCGCGGCGCTCGTGCAGGAGCTCAGCGGGGCGGTGGCGAAGATCGGCGACGTGGTTGGGCTGATCTCCAACATCGCCAGCCAGACCAACCTGCTGGCGCTGAATGCGACGATCGAGGCGGCCCGGGCGGGCGAGGCCGGACGCGGCTTCGCGGTGGTGGCCGCCGAGGTCAAGGAACTCGCCTCGCAGACCGCCCGCGCGACCGAGGAGATCTCGGGACAGATCGGCCAGATCCAGGGTGCGACCGGGCGGGCCGTCACGGCCATCGGGTCGATCACGGGGCGCATCCGCGAGATCAGCACGGTCGCCACGACGATCGCCGCCGCCGTCGAGCAGCAGGGTTCGGCCACCCAGGAGATCGTCCGCAACGTCGCCCTCGCCTCGACCGGAACCACGGACGTCACCAGCAACATCATCAGCGTGGCGCGCGCCTCGGAGGAGACCGGGGCCGCGGCCTCCCAGGTCCTGGCCTCGGCGTCCGAATTGTCGCGCCAGTCCGAGCACCTCAAGGCCGAGGTCTCGCAGTTCCTGGCGACCGTGCGGGCCGCCTGA
- a CDS encoding thiamine pyrophosphate-requiring protein — MAETVGDFLCQRLSDWGVRTIFGYPGDGINGLLGAMQRADKPFQFIQARHEEMAAFMACAYAKFTGELGVCLATSGPGATHLITGLYDARLDHMPVLAIAGQQARNALGGHYQQELDLTSAFKDVAGAFVQQASAPAQVRHLVDRAVRIARANRAVTAIILPNDLQEAPYEDPPRKHGTLQSGVGYSDPRVLPREADLKEAAAVLNAGEKVAILVGAGALHATDEVVAVAEALQAGVAKALLGKAAVPDDLPWVTGSIGLLGTKPSWDLMMECDTLLMIGSGFPYSEFLPKPGQARGVQIDLKAEMLSLRYPMEVPLVGDSVETLRALLPLLQRKPVGGAWRRGIEEGVAAWWREAGERAMAGANPVNPQRVTWELSPRLPDRAIITSDSGSCANWFARDLKIRRGMMCSLSGGLASMGAAVPYAIGAKVAHPDRPVIALVGDGAMQMNNMAELITVAKYREHWPNQTFVCCVFNNEDLNQVTWEQRVQEGNPKFETTQVIPNVPYHRFAELIGLKGLYVDDPEKLGAAWDEALASPIPVVLEVKTDPEVPPLPPHISLEQARKFMGMLWKGDPRESHLLADTARQVLASVLPGDRG, encoded by the coding sequence ATGGCTGAGACGGTCGGTGATTTCCTGTGCCAGCGCCTCTCCGACTGGGGGGTGCGGACGATCTTCGGGTATCCCGGGGACGGCATCAACGGGCTGCTCGGGGCGATGCAGCGCGCCGACAAACCCTTCCAGTTCATCCAGGCGCGGCACGAGGAGATGGCGGCCTTCATGGCCTGCGCCTACGCCAAGTTCACGGGCGAACTCGGCGTCTGCCTCGCCACGTCGGGGCCCGGGGCGACGCATCTGATCACCGGCCTCTACGACGCCCGGCTCGACCACATGCCGGTGCTCGCCATCGCGGGCCAGCAGGCGCGCAACGCGCTCGGCGGCCACTACCAGCAGGAACTCGACCTCACCAGCGCCTTCAAGGACGTGGCCGGCGCCTTCGTGCAGCAGGCGAGCGCCCCGGCCCAGGTCCGCCACCTCGTCGACCGGGCGGTGCGCATCGCCAGGGCGAACCGGGCGGTCACGGCGATCATCCTGCCGAACGACCTGCAGGAGGCGCCCTACGAGGATCCGCCGCGCAAGCACGGCACCCTGCAATCGGGCGTGGGCTACAGCGACCCGCGCGTCCTGCCGAGGGAGGCCGACCTGAAGGAGGCCGCCGCCGTGCTGAACGCGGGCGAGAAGGTCGCGATCCTGGTCGGCGCCGGCGCGCTGCACGCCACCGACGAGGTGGTGGCGGTGGCCGAGGCGCTCCAGGCCGGCGTCGCCAAGGCCCTGCTCGGCAAGGCGGCGGTGCCGGACGACCTGCCCTGGGTCACGGGCTCGATCGGGCTCCTCGGCACCAAGCCGAGCTGGGACCTGATGATGGAGTGCGACACGCTGCTGATGATCGGCTCGGGCTTCCCCTATTCGGAGTTCCTGCCCAAGCCCGGCCAGGCCCGCGGGGTTCAGATCGACCTCAAGGCCGAGATGCTCTCCCTGCGCTACCCGATGGAGGTGCCCCTGGTGGGCGATTCCGTCGAGACCCTGCGCGCCCTGCTGCCACTGCTGCAGCGCAAGCCCGTCGGCGGCGCGTGGCGCCGAGGCATCGAGGAGGGCGTCGCCGCGTGGTGGCGGGAGGCCGGGGAGCGCGCCATGGCCGGGGCGAACCCGGTGAACCCGCAGCGCGTGACCTGGGAGCTCTCGCCGCGGCTGCCGGACCGGGCGATCATCACCTCGGATTCCGGCTCCTGCGCCAACTGGTTCGCCCGCGACCTGAAGATCCGCCGCGGCATGATGTGCTCGCTCTCGGGCGGCCTCGCCTCGATGGGCGCGGCGGTGCCCTACGCCATCGGCGCCAAGGTCGCCCATCCGGACCGCCCGGTGATCGCCCTGGTGGGCGACGGGGCCATGCAGATGAACAACATGGCCGAGCTGATCACGGTCGCCAAGTACCGCGAGCACTGGCCGAACCAGACCTTCGTCTGCTGCGTGTTCAACAACGAGGACCTGAACCAGGTGACCTGGGAGCAGCGGGTGCAGGAGGGCAACCCGAAATTCGAGACCACCCAGGTGATCCCGAACGTGCCCTATCACCGCTTCGCCGAGCTGATCGGCCTGAAGGGCCTCTACGTGGACGATCCCGAGAAGCTCGGCGCCGCCTGGGACGAGGCCCTGGCGAGCCCGATCCCGGTGGTGCTGGAGGTGAAGACCGATCCCGAGGTGCCGCCGCTGCCGCCGCACATCAGCCTGGAACAGGCCCGCAAGTTCATGGGCATGCTCTGGAAGGGCGATCCCCGCGAGAGCCACCTGCTGGCCGACACGGCCCGGCAGGTGCTCGCCAGCGTCCTGCCCGGCGACCGGGGCTGA
- a CDS encoding esterase-like activity of phytase family protein: MDSAFFRLAALAGGLLAGGLLAGGGLGAAAQAQQLRTPNLATADGPVSVEVGGIPFVNQGLQGAARLPAATRDFLGDTLGSFSSLAIDLETWRRRGDTYAGTLYTLPDRGYNNPDGGLFSDYAGRLNRFSLTFAPYAGPALPQSPGSQRQITLAQDGGIVLTDAKGQRFSGLDPGAGTTTQLGAVLPSAASGPSAGRISLDAEGLVRKLDGSFYVSDEYGPNIYYFDRDGRLQGVLGIPAALKPVTGGALNFNSVTAPDTGRRNNQGLEAVALTPDGRGLVTILQSATMQDSGPSQQQRTNTRILVYDVSANPTPAAPARAYVLQLPTYQQSGNGGAPNRTAAQSEMLALNDTQFLVLSRDSNGLGTGATTPIVYKSVLLVDVAGATNVAGTAYDGTAPLAPGGTLAPGITPVHTTELVNMLNPTQLGRFGMNLSTNPATPTTLSEKWEAMGLVPVLSEKAPNDYFLLVGNDNDFLTRRGQINGQPYDAGLDNDSVILAYRLTLPTYVDPLSLAVMRRTAPVVLQGLGAGALSVAAAAVRGPADHLAALRRGSRSPEAGAGPWGAGSGVWIGGDVVFADSPRNGGLASDRTLAQGSAGFDLPLTGPWRAGLAVGGGGGRLDRPGGFRQDQAGFTASAYAGYFGPGFYAQGILGGAPFLDFTGLRRPAAYGLTAEGRTGGSGFALDGEAGLPLDVGALRATPFAGITYLSATVDGFTETGAAGNNVAYAALTARQTTARFGAELAYHGFGGGFVPSLRVAYSLAAGPQQASASVRLASVQHALAAATLPVAFARRDVVGAGIGLQGNLTERLGWRLDYQASLGTRAGIAHGVTAGLRYQF; the protein is encoded by the coding sequence GTGGATTCTGCATTCTTCCGGCTGGCCGCGCTGGCCGGCGGTCTCCTGGCCGGCGGTCTCCTGGCGGGTGGCGGCCTCGGTGCCGCGGCGCAGGCGCAGCAGCTGCGCACGCCCAACCTCGCCACCGCGGACGGGCCGGTCTCCGTCGAGGTCGGCGGGATCCCTTTCGTGAACCAGGGTCTGCAGGGCGCGGCCCGGCTGCCCGCCGCCACCCGCGACTTCCTGGGCGACACGCTGGGCTCCTTCTCGTCGCTCGCCATCGACCTCGAGACGTGGCGGCGCCGTGGGGACACCTATGCGGGCACGCTCTACACGCTGCCGGACCGTGGCTACAACAATCCGGATGGCGGCCTGTTCAGCGACTATGCCGGGCGCCTGAACCGCTTCTCGCTGACCTTCGCGCCCTATGCGGGGCCCGCGCTGCCGCAATCGCCCGGGTCGCAGCGCCAGATCACGCTCGCCCAGGATGGCGGGATCGTGCTCACCGACGCCAAGGGCCAGCGCTTCAGCGGCCTCGATCCGGGCGCCGGCACGACGACCCAGCTCGGCGCCGTCCTGCCCTCGGCCGCGAGCGGCCCGAGCGCCGGCCGCATCAGCCTCGACGCCGAGGGGCTGGTGCGCAAGCTCGACGGCTCCTTCTACGTCAGCGACGAGTACGGGCCGAACATCTACTACTTCGACCGCGACGGCCGGCTCCAGGGCGTGCTCGGGATCCCGGCGGCCCTCAAGCCGGTGACCGGCGGCGCCCTGAACTTCAACTCCGTCACTGCGCCCGACACCGGCCGGCGCAACAACCAGGGCCTCGAGGCCGTCGCGCTGACACCGGACGGGCGCGGCCTCGTCACCATCCTGCAGAGCGCGACGATGCAGGATTCCGGACCCAGCCAGCAGCAGCGGACGAACACCCGCATCCTCGTCTACGACGTCTCGGCGAACCCGACGCCGGCGGCGCCCGCGCGCGCATACGTGCTCCAGCTCCCCACCTACCAGCAGAGCGGCAATGGCGGCGCCCCGAACCGCACCGCCGCCCAGAGCGAGATGCTCGCCCTGAACGACACGCAGTTCCTGGTCCTGTCGCGGGACTCGAACGGGCTCGGCACCGGCGCGACCACCCCGATCGTCTACAAGAGCGTGCTGCTCGTCGACGTCGCGGGCGCCACCAACGTGGCGGGCACCGCCTACGACGGCACCGCGCCGCTCGCGCCGGGCGGCACGCTCGCGCCCGGCATCACGCCGGTGCACACGACCGAACTCGTCAACATGCTGAACCCGACGCAGCTCGGCCGCTTCGGCATGAACCTCTCGACCAACCCGGCGACGCCCACCACCCTCTCGGAGAAGTGGGAGGCGATGGGCCTCGTGCCCGTGCTGAGCGAGAAGGCGCCCAACGACTACTTCCTGCTCGTGGGCAACGACAACGACTTCCTGACCCGCCGGGGCCAGATCAACGGCCAGCCCTACGACGCGGGGCTCGACAACGACAGCGTGATCCTGGCCTACCGGCTGACGCTGCCGACCTACGTCGATCCGCTCTCCCTGGCCGTGATGAGGCGGACCGCCCCGGTGGTGCTCCAGGGCCTCGGCGCCGGGGCCCTGAGCGTCGCGGCCGCCGCCGTGCGCGGCCCGGCGGACCACCTCGCGGCCCTGCGCCGGGGCAGCCGCTCCCCGGAGGCCGGGGCGGGTCCCTGGGGCGCCGGGTCGGGCGTCTGGATCGGCGGCGACGTCGTCTTCGCGGATTCGCCCCGCAACGGCGGCCTCGCCTCCGACCGCACGCTCGCGCAGGGCTCGGCCGGGTTCGACCTCCCGCTCACCGGCCCGTGGCGGGCGGGCCTCGCGGTCGGAGGCGGGGGCGGCCGCCTCGACCGCCCCGGCGGCTTCCGCCAGGATCAGGCCGGCTTCACCGCCTCGGCCTATGCGGGCTATTTCGGGCCCGGCTTCTACGCCCAGGGCATCCTCGGCGGCGCGCCGTTCCTCGACTTCACGGGCCTGCGCCGGCCCGCCGCCTACGGCCTGACCGCGGAGGGCCGGACCGGCGGCAGCGGCTTCGCCCTCGACGGCGAGGCCGGCCTGCCCCTCGACGTCGGGGCGCTGCGCGCGACGCCCTTCGCGGGGATCACCTACCTGTCGGCCACGGTCGACGGCTTCACCGAGACGGGGGCGGCGGGCAACAACGTCGCCTACGCGGCGCTCACCGCCCGGCAGACCACGGCGCGCTTCGGCGCCGAACTCGCCTATCACGGCTTCGGCGGCGGCTTCGTCCCCTCCCTGCGCGTCGCCTACAGCCTCGCCGCCGGGCCGCAGCAGGCGAGCGCCTCCGTGCGCCTCGCCAGCGTGCAGCACGCGCTCGCGGCGGCGACGCTGCCGGTCGCCTTCGCCCGGCGCGACGTCGTCGGCGCCGGGATCGGTCTGCAGGGCAACCTGACCGAGCGGCTCGGCTGGCGCCTCGACTACCAGGCCTCTCTCGGCACCCGCGCCGGCATCGCCCACGGGGTCACGGCGGGGCTGCGCTACCAGTTCTGA
- a CDS encoding enolase C-terminal domain-like protein, with translation MRPEAPIDAVTARAYAVPTDAAEADGTFAWHRTTLVVVEVAAGDRRGLGYTYSDAGNAGLVKGTLSPLLKGGDPFDVPALTARLRRRVRNLGRAGLAATAISALDAALWDLKARLLDLPLVRLLGAARPAVAIYGSGGFTSYGEARLTAQLAGFVERDGCRAVKMKIGSDPDRDPDRMRAARAAIGGAALFIDANGAFSPRAALAMAETAAGLGVRWFEEPVSSDDRAGLRFVRERVPAGIDVAAGEYAYSLDDVRHMLEAGAVDVQQADATRCGGVSGFLAAGALCEAHHTDLSGHCAPALHLHPACAAARVRHLEWFHDHVRIESMLFDGAPVPREGRIAPDLGRPGHGLTFKHQDAERYAV, from the coding sequence ATGCGCCCCGAGGCCCCGATCGACGCCGTCACGGCCCGGGCCTACGCGGTCCCGACCGACGCGGCCGAAGCGGACGGCACCTTCGCGTGGCACCGCACCACCCTGGTGGTGGTCGAGGTCGCGGCGGGGGACCGGAGAGGCCTCGGCTACACCTACTCGGATGCGGGGAATGCCGGGCTCGTCAAGGGCACGCTCTCCCCCCTGCTGAAGGGGGGCGACCCCTTCGACGTCCCGGCGCTCACCGCGCGGCTCCGGCGCCGGGTGCGCAATCTCGGCCGCGCGGGCCTCGCCGCCACCGCCATCTCGGCCCTCGACGCGGCCCTGTGGGACCTGAAGGCCCGCCTCCTCGACCTGCCGCTCGTGCGCCTCCTCGGGGCGGCGCGGCCGGCCGTCGCGATCTACGGCAGCGGCGGCTTCACCAGCTACGGCGAGGCGCGGCTCACCGCCCAGCTCGCCGGCTTCGTCGAGCGGGACGGCTGCCGCGCCGTGAAGATGAAGATCGGCAGCGATCCCGACCGCGACCCCGACCGGATGCGCGCGGCGCGGGCGGCGATCGGCGGGGCGGCGCTGTTCATCGACGCGAACGGCGCCTTCTCGCCCCGCGCCGCCCTGGCCATGGCCGAGACGGCGGCGGGCCTCGGCGTGCGCTGGTTCGAGGAGCCGGTCTCCAGCGACGACCGCGCGGGCCTGCGCTTCGTGCGCGAGCGGGTGCCGGCCGGCATCGACGTGGCGGCCGGAGAATACGCCTACTCCCTCGACGACGTCCGGCACATGCTGGAGGCGGGCGCCGTCGACGTGCAGCAGGCGGACGCGACGCGCTGCGGCGGGGTCTCGGGCTTCCTGGCGGCGGGCGCGCTCTGCGAGGCGCACCACACCGACCTGTCGGGCCACTGCGCCCCCGCCCTCCACCTCCACCCGGCCTGCGCCGCCGCGCGGGTCCGCCACCTCGAATGGTTCCACGACCACGTCCGCATCGAGTCGATGCTGTTCGACGGGGCGCCGGTCCCGCGGGAGGGGCGGATCGCGCCGGACCTCGGCCGGCCCGGCCACGGCCTCACCTTCAAGCACCAGGACGCGGAGCGCTATGCTGTCTGA
- a CDS encoding GMC family oxidoreductase: protein MRIPGIGTAADNPTHRVPDDDPEQVPRARDGRAPNVMRIGEWVPMRQHRDEEEVDFAIVGTGAGGGTLACRLAEQGFSVVALDAGPYWRPLEDFASDESHQSKLYWTDERLVDGDNPLQMGSNNSGRAVGGSTVHFAMVSLRFRPEWFRSRSLLGYGADWPLDWREMWDYYGQVEQALKIAGPVTYPWGPKRPRYPYRAHELNAAARVLARGAEALGIGWAPTPLATVSAPRGDSPPCVYRGFCTLGCSTNAKQSVLVTWLPRALRAGAEIRDLAMVGRIETRNRRATGLHYHREGRWRFQRARHVVVAGYAIETPRLLLMSATPDFPDGLANSSGLVGRYLTVQGNQAVWGVMEEEVRSYKGPPSLALTEHWNYEDEGKDFFGGYCYMSQGPLPSLWSRTLAGSRGLWGDALIAEMQRYNHVAGLKVVSEYMPQERNGVTLAEETDRYGLPIPRITYSWCDNDRAVNRHSLAFMRQALAAAGAREIWAQEDDTCHLNGTARMGSYPRTSVVDADCRSWDIPNLWICDGSVFPTVGGVNPSLTIQAIALRTADRIGALAARGDLSARSRAWSG, encoded by the coding sequence ATGAGGATTCCCGGCATCGGCACCGCGGCCGACAACCCGACGCACCGCGTCCCGGACGACGATCCCGAGCAGGTTCCCCGCGCCCGGGACGGGCGGGCGCCGAACGTGATGCGGATCGGCGAGTGGGTGCCGATGCGCCAGCACCGCGACGAGGAGGAGGTCGACTTCGCCATCGTGGGCACCGGGGCCGGGGGCGGCACCCTCGCCTGCCGGCTGGCCGAGCAGGGCTTCTCCGTCGTCGCCCTCGATGCCGGACCGTACTGGCGGCCGCTGGAGGATTTCGCCTCCGACGAGAGCCACCAGTCGAAGCTCTACTGGACCGACGAGCGCCTCGTCGACGGCGACAACCCGCTGCAGATGGGCTCGAACAATTCCGGCCGGGCGGTGGGCGGCTCGACCGTCCACTTCGCCATGGTGTCGCTGCGCTTCCGGCCCGAGTGGTTCCGCTCGCGCAGCCTCCTCGGCTACGGCGCCGACTGGCCGCTCGATTGGCGCGAGATGTGGGACTATTACGGGCAGGTCGAGCAGGCGCTGAAGATCGCCGGGCCGGTGACCTATCCGTGGGGCCCCAAGCGACCCCGCTACCCGTACCGTGCCCACGAACTCAACGCGGCCGCCCGGGTGCTGGCCCGCGGCGCGGAGGCGCTCGGCATCGGCTGGGCGCCGACGCCCCTCGCCACCGTCTCGGCGCCGCGGGGCGACTCGCCGCCCTGCGTCTATCGCGGCTTCTGCACGCTCGGCTGCTCGACCAACGCCAAGCAGAGCGTGCTCGTCACCTGGCTGCCCCGCGCCCTGCGGGCCGGCGCCGAGATCCGCGACCTCGCCATGGTCGGCCGGATCGAGACGCGCAACCGCCGCGCCACCGGGCTGCACTACCACCGCGAGGGGCGCTGGCGCTTCCAGCGGGCGCGCCACGTGGTGGTGGCGGGCTACGCGATCGAGACCCCGCGCCTCCTGCTGATGTCCGCCACTCCGGACTTCCCGGACGGCCTCGCCAATTCCTCGGGGCTGGTCGGCCGCTACCTCACGGTGCAGGGCAACCAGGCGGTCTGGGGCGTGATGGAGGAGGAGGTCCGCTCCTACAAGGGCCCGCCCTCCCTGGCCCTCACCGAGCACTGGAACTACGAGGACGAGGGCAAGGACTTCTTCGGCGGCTATTGCTACATGAGCCAGGGCCCGCTGCCGAGCCTGTGGAGCCGCACGCTCGCGGGCAGCCGCGGCCTGTGGGGCGACGCGCTCATCGCCGAGATGCAGCGCTACAACCACGTCGCCGGGCTCAAAGTCGTCTCCGAATACATGCCGCAGGAGCGCAACGGCGTGACCCTGGCGGAGGAGACCGACCGCTACGGCCTGCCGATCCCGCGGATCACCTATTCGTGGTGCGACAACGACAGGGCCGTGAACCGGCACAGCCTCGCCTTCATGCGGCAGGCCCTCGCGGCGGCCGGCGCCCGCGAGATCTGGGCGCAGGAGGACGACACCTGCCACCTCAACGGGACCGCCCGGATGGGCAGCTATCCCCGCACCAGCGTCGTCGACGCCGATTGCCGCTCCTGGGACATCCCGAACCTCTGGATCTGCGACGGCTCCGTCTTCCCGACCGTGGGCGGGGTCAACCCGTCCCTGACGATCCAGGCGATCGCGCTGCGCACCGCCGACCGGATCGGGGCGCTCGCCGCCCGCGGGGACCTTTCGGCCCGCTCCCGCGCTTGGTCCGGGTGA
- a CDS encoding SGNH/GDSL hydrolase family protein, with protein sequence MTRAGHRPTPHSATTAPRRRRWIATGLALVLGLAAAATALPTARSGHAPVATATVAAQPLPHLARQLARGASLRIVAFGSSSTEGVGASSPAAAYPARLEAALRQALPHLAEGIAVLNRGVGGEHTDDMLARLDRDVLAAKPDLVIWQTGSNDPLRGVSLAHFRAATLAGLARMRDAGSDVVLMEPQWCPKLDATPGADRFRDAVRAIGAELGIPVIRRAELMRDWIAEGKATRETLFAPDGLHMADRGYDLLARAVARDLLHRARPAPALVAAAGE encoded by the coding sequence ATGACGCGCGCCGGCCATCGGCCCACGCCCCACTCCGCCACCACCGCGCCCCGGCGCCGGCGGTGGATCGCCACCGGTCTCGCGCTGGTCCTCGGCCTCGCGGCCGCCGCGACCGCGCTGCCGACCGCCCGGAGCGGGCACGCCCCGGTCGCGACGGCGACGGTCGCGGCCCAGCCCCTGCCGCACCTCGCCCGGCAGCTGGCGCGGGGCGCGTCCCTGCGGATCGTCGCCTTCGGCTCCTCCTCGACGGAGGGCGTGGGCGCGAGTTCCCCGGCCGCCGCCTATCCGGCCCGCCTGGAAGCCGCGCTGCGGCAGGCCCTGCCCCATCTCGCCGAGGGCATCGCGGTGCTCAACCGCGGCGTGGGCGGCGAGCACACCGACGACATGCTGGCGCGCCTCGACCGCGACGTGCTCGCGGCGAAGCCCGACCTCGTGATCTGGCAGACCGGCAGCAACGACCCGCTGCGCGGCGTCTCCCTGGCCCATTTCCGCGCCGCGACCCTCGCGGGCCTCGCGCGGATGCGGGACGCGGGCAGCGACGTCGTGCTGATGGAGCCGCAATGGTGCCCGAAGCTCGACGCGACGCCCGGCGCCGACCGGTTCCGCGACGCGGTGCGGGCGATCGGCGCCGAACTCGGCATCCCGGTGATCCGCCGCGCGGAGCTGATGCGGGACTGGATCGCGGAGGGGAAGGCCACCCGCGAGACCCTGTTCGCCCCCGACGGCCTGCACATGGCGGATCGCGGCTACGACCTGCTCGCGCGGGCGGTCGCCCGCGACCTCCTGCACCGCGCGCGGCCCGCCCCCGCCCTGGTGGCCGCGGCCGGGGAGTGA
- a CDS encoding gluconate 2-dehydrogenase subunit 3 family protein, with protein MADPRRDLYPGYDVLAKRDGPSWNAKTREVVAARLAIRPDTRRFFTPDEWETLTAVCARIVPQAAARPDRIPVAALIADSLDRGERDGYRHAAMPEAGEAWRRGLRALDAEALAAHGARFHALDPARQDALLRAAERGALGHEAWGGMPCALFFRQRAVDDCVRAYYAHPAAWSEIGWGGPASPRGYVRMDFDRRDAWEAAEAKPGREEEARRENLRVGQV; from the coding sequence ATGGCTGACCCGCGCCGCGACCTCTATCCGGGCTACGACGTGCTCGCCAAGCGCGACGGGCCGTCCTGGAACGCCAAGACCCGGGAGGTGGTGGCGGCGCGCCTCGCCATCCGCCCGGACACGCGCCGGTTCTTCACGCCCGACGAGTGGGAGACCCTGACGGCGGTCTGCGCGCGCATCGTTCCCCAGGCGGCGGCGCGGCCGGACCGCATCCCGGTCGCCGCGCTCATCGCCGACAGCCTGGATCGGGGTGAGCGCGACGGCTACCGCCACGCGGCGATGCCCGAGGCGGGCGAGGCGTGGCGCCGCGGCCTGCGCGCCCTCGACGCGGAGGCGCTCGCCGCCCACGGTGCCCGCTTCCACGCCCTCGATCCCGCCCGGCAGGACGCGCTGCTGCGGGCGGCGGAGCGCGGGGCACTCGGCCACGAGGCCTGGGGCGGCATGCCCTGCGCCCTGTTCTTCCGCCAGCGCGCCGTCGACGATTGCGTGCGCGCCTACTACGCCCATCCCGCCGCCTGGAGCGAGATCGGCTGGGGCGGGCCGGCGAGCCCGCGCGGCTACGTGCGGATGGATTTCGACCGGCGCGACGCCTGGGAGGCGGCCGAGGCCAAGCCCGGCCGCGAGGAGGAGGCGCGGCGGGAGAACCTGCGCGTCGGGCAGGTGTGA